In a single window of the Onychomys torridus unplaced genomic scaffold, mOncTor1.1, whole genome shotgun sequence genome:
- the LOC118575226 gene encoding LOW QUALITY PROTEIN: ankyrin repeat domain-containing protein 24-like (The sequence of the model RefSeq protein was modified relative to this genomic sequence to represent the inferred CDS: substituted 1 base at 1 genomic stop codon), translating to VVAGSCFSHLSLLSSPEAGGCLSCSKLLXSFKAHRNPRDRSGATPLMIAAQMCHTDLCRLLLQQGAEANDQDLQGRTALMLACEGATPETVEVLLQGGAQLGITDALGQDATHYGALTRDKLILQLLQESAQRPSPPSEDDSGEASSQNSVSSREKQGAPKKRKAPQPPASTPVPDDQDAYEEIVRLRQERGRLLQKIRGLEQNKERRRSPYHFYLQPLEAEASSVHSLERQVQELQQLLVEKQEEKESLGREVESLQSLLSLLEANGAEARGAHATTLEATGAQALATDTMGAQATLKEANGAKAMGLKATEAGATSTEGPCTAALHPGAAAAALQAELETRIRGLEEALRQREREAEAELEAARGRFAEAEAEAEAEEAARGRSRELEALRELLATAMATGEHARGEAAELSQALSASETRAADLSSALDTAREELERMRGASVPADEHKQALGELRDHVSRLQAQLAELVHKHERTSAEVFQVQREALFMKSERHAAEAQLATAEQQLRGLRTEAERACQAQSRAPEALDKAKEKDKKITELSKEVFTLKESLKMQQTALASSQEEALRAQVAAMQQQMEVEAREHGAVETLYRTHLLYAMQGEMDEDVQYILSQILQMQRLQAQGR from the exons ATGTAGTAGCAGGCAGCTGCttctcccacctctctcttctgtcttccccagAGGCTGGTGGTTGTCTGTCCTGCTCAAAGCTGCTCTGATCTTTCAAGGCACATCGGAACCCACGGGATCGG TCGGGGGCCACGCCCCTCATGATAGCAGCTCAGATGTGTCACACAGATCTGTGCCGCCTCCTCCTACAGCAGGGGGCTGAAGCAAATGACCAGGACCTGCAAGGCAG GACAGCCTTGATGCTGGCATGTGAAGGGGCCACTCCCGAGACCGTTGAAGTACTCCTGCAGGGTGGAGCCCAGCTGGGCATCACTGATGCACTGGGCCAGGACGCcactcactatggagccctgaCCAGGGACAAACTCATCTTGCAGCTTCTACAGGAGTCTGCGCAGCGCCCTTCACCTCCCAGTG AGGATGACTCCGGAGAAGCCTCCTCTCAG AACTCAGTGTCCAGCCGTGAAAAGCAAGGGGCCCCTAAGAAGCGAAAGGCACCCCAGCCTCCAGCCAGCACACCTGTTCCC gacGATCAGGATGCTTATGAGGAGATTGTACGTCTGCGCCAAGAGAGAGGCCGGCTCCTACAGAAGATCAGGGGACTGGAACAGAACAAGGAACGGAGGAGAAG TCCCTACCACTTCTACCTGCAGCccctggaagcagaggccagctcAGTGCACAGTCTGGAGAGGCAG GTGCAggagctgcagcagctgctggtggagaagcaggaggagaaggagagccTGGGCCGGGAGGTGGAGAGCCTGCAGAGCCTCCTGTCCCTGCTGGAG gccaatGGAGCTGAGGCTAGGGGAGCTCATGCCACCACCCTGGAGGCCACGGGGGCACAAGCCTTGGCCACAGACACCATGGGAGCGCAGGCCACCTTGAAGGAGGCCAACGGAGCCAAGGCCATGGGACTCAAGGCCACGGAAGCGGGGGCCACCAGCACAGAGGGCCCCTGCACTGCGGCCCTGCAcccgggggcggcggcggcggcgctgcAGGCCGAGCTGGAGACCCGGATCCGGGGCCTGGAGGAGGCGCTGCGCCAGCGGGAGCGGGAGGCGGAGGCCGAGCTGGAGGCCGCCAGGGGCCGGTTTGcagaggcggaggcggaggcggaggcggaggagGCCGCACGGGGGCGGAGCCGGGAGTTGGAGGCGCTGCGGGAGCTGCTGGCCACGGCCATGGCCACGGGCGAGCACGCACGCGGGGAGGCTGCCGAGCTGAGCCAAGCGCTGTCGGCCTCCGAGACTCGGGCCGCCGACCTCAGCTCCGCCCTTGACACTGCCCGCGAGGAGCTGGAGCGCATGCGCGGGGCCTCAGTGCCAGCGGACGAGCACAAGCAGGCGCTGGGCGAATTGCGCGACCACGTGTCCCGCCTGCAGGCGCAGCTCGCAGAGCTGGTGCACAAGCACGAGAGGACAAGCGCCGAGGTCTTCCAG GTGCAGCGTGAGGCATTGTTTATGAAGAGCGAGAGGCACGCGGCCGAGGCCCAGCTGGCCACGGCCGAGCAGCAACTCCGGGGGCTTCGTACAGAGGCCGAGAGGGCATGCCAGGCCCAGAGCCGTGCCCCGGAGGCCCTGGACAAGGCCAAGGAGAAGGACAAGAAG ATCACAGAACTGTCCAAAGAAGTCTTCACACTGAAGGAGTCTCTGAAGATGCAGCAGACAGCCCTGGCCAGCTCCCAGGAGGAAGCCCTGCGTGCCCAGGTGGCAGCCATGCAGCAGCAGATGGAG GTGGAGGCCCGGGAGCACGGTGCTGTGGAGACTCTATACCGTACTCATCTCCTGTATGCCATGCAG GGAGAGATGGATGAGGACGTGCAGTACATCCTCAGCCAGATCCTGCAGATGCAGCGGCTGCAGGCTCAGGGCCgctga